The sequence TTTCAATTTTAGAACTCCGCGCTTTGTTGGATGTTGTTCCAGTTGTTTGTGAACCAGTTGTGTGTTTGGTGTAGTCCGTCTTCAAAGCTTGTTTTGGGTTTGTAGTTTAGGATGTCTTTTGCTTTGTTGATTGAGGAGAGTAGGCAGGTTTTGGCGTCCCAGTTTCTTCTTTCGGTGTATTTGATGCCTGCTTTGTTTCCTGTGAGTTTGTTGACGATCTCGGCCATGTCTCCGACTTTGTGGTCTATTCCTGATCCTAGGTTTATTGCTTCTCCCACTGCTTCCTCAACAACTCCCATGCTAAGGAGTCCGTTTACTATGTCTTCTACGAAGGTCCAGTCCCGTGTTTCGTTCCCGTTTCCGGTTATTGGTAGTGGTTGGTTGTTCATTGACCAGTAGAAGAAGTTGGGTATGACGTTTCGGTATTTACCCGGTACTTCTCCTGGTCCGAAGACGTTGAAGAACCTTGCATTTACGATTGGTAGGTTGTATAGGTTGTGGAAGTA is a genomic window of Methanobacterium congolense containing:
- a CDS encoding NAD-dependent epimerase/dehydratase family protein; amino-acid sequence: MDYSEYEGKTVLVTGGAGCVGSNLTRKLSELAEKVIILDNLSSAYEWNIPTMDNIQFVEGDILNDEELKRVFKEQPDMVFHLAAHFANQNSVDNPEKDLMVNGIGILKVLQYAQLVGVERFVYSSSGCGVYGLESQMPFKEHDISINLHTPYQVTKLLGELYTNYFHNLYNLPIVNARFFNVFGPGEVPGKYRNVIPNFFYWSMNNQPLPITGNGNETRDWTFVEDIVNGLLSMGVVEEAVGEAINLGSGIDHKVGDMAEIVNKLTGNKAGIKYTERRNWDAKTCLLSSINKAKDILNYKPKTSFEDGLHQTHNWFTNNWNNIQQSAEF